In one Streptomyces sp. NBC_01241 genomic region, the following are encoded:
- a CDS encoding ABC transporter ATP-binding protein → MTSTTTGTTTTGPADRRPDARKEPAGPSLSDGAGDRFDRDDLPTPRGATRSLLMSLLRPHRGRVLVSALLLLIQQAAVQAGPLLVAYAIDSGVPAFRDADYGPLIAVAVGYTLCSAVAGLMQYTFIMVSARISQDVLLDLRGRIFRHAQALSVDFHERYTSGRLISRSTTDVESLRELLSEGLQELIGIVLSFVSISLVLLWLDFGLGAVAVLSFAPLYLLVRRYQRRAGVLYAARSSAIAAVIVKFAESMNGIRPVQAFRRERRNDAHFEGLNSAHRQANGGALLEMARYVVGSRLVANTAVAGIVLWGAYRVASGTLALGVLAAAVLYLRRLYDPIDRLGMFLNSYQSAAASLEKIAGLLAQTPSVPETANPVGLPALTGEHPGREVVFDSVRFAYRTGGEVLPRFGLTVPAGQTVAVVGSTGAGKSTLAKLLARFYDPTEGRVLLDGTDLRDLAVSELRRGVVMVTQEAFLFSGTVAENIAIGSPDATREEIEQAAKAIGAHDFIAGLPEGYDTDVRKRGGRISAGQRQLVAFARALLANPSVLILDEATSSLDIPGERAVQRAMDTVLHGRTAVVIAHRLSTVEIADRVLVMEHGRIVEDGAPSELIGGTGRFAGLHRAWRESLA, encoded by the coding sequence ATGACCAGCACGACGACCGGTACGACGACGACCGGGCCCGCCGACCGGCGGCCGGACGCGCGGAAGGAGCCTGCGGGCCCGTCCCTCTCCGACGGTGCCGGGGACCGGTTCGACCGGGACGATCTGCCCACGCCCCGCGGTGCGACCCGCTCGCTGCTGATGTCGCTACTCCGGCCGCACCGGGGCCGGGTGCTGGTGTCGGCGCTGTTGCTGCTGATCCAGCAGGCGGCGGTACAGGCGGGCCCGTTGCTCGTCGCGTACGCCATCGACAGCGGTGTGCCCGCGTTCCGGGACGCGGACTACGGGCCGTTGATCGCGGTGGCCGTGGGGTACACGCTGTGTTCGGCGGTCGCGGGGCTCATGCAGTACACGTTCATCATGGTCTCCGCCCGGATCAGCCAGGACGTCCTGCTCGATCTGCGCGGCCGGATCTTCCGTCACGCGCAGGCGCTGAGTGTGGACTTCCATGAGCGCTACACCTCGGGGCGGCTGATCTCCCGTTCGACCACGGATGTGGAATCGCTGCGGGAACTGCTCAGCGAGGGGCTGCAGGAGCTGATCGGCATCGTCCTGTCCTTCGTCTCCATCTCCCTGGTGCTTCTCTGGCTGGACTTCGGTCTCGGCGCGGTGGCCGTGCTCTCCTTCGCCCCGCTGTATCTGCTGGTGCGGCGCTACCAACGGCGGGCGGGCGTGCTCTACGCGGCGCGGTCGTCGGCGATCGCCGCGGTCATCGTGAAGTTCGCCGAGTCGATGAACGGCATCCGCCCCGTCCAGGCGTTCCGCCGCGAGCGCCGCAACGACGCGCACTTCGAGGGCCTCAACTCCGCGCACCGGCAGGCGAACGGCGGCGCGTTGCTGGAGATGGCGCGCTATGTCGTCGGCTCCCGGCTGGTCGCCAACACGGCGGTCGCGGGGATCGTGCTGTGGGGTGCGTACCGGGTGGCGTCGGGCACGCTGGCGCTCGGTGTGCTGGCCGCGGCCGTGCTCTATCTGCGCCGGCTGTACGACCCGATCGACCGGTTGGGCATGTTCCTCAACTCCTACCAGTCGGCCGCCGCTTCGCTGGAGAAGATCGCGGGTCTGCTGGCCCAGACCCCGTCCGTCCCCGAGACGGCGAATCCGGTCGGCCTGCCCGCGCTCACGGGTGAGCACCCGGGCCGCGAGGTCGTCTTCGACTCGGTGCGGTTCGCCTACCGTACGGGGGGCGAGGTCCTGCCCCGCTTCGGTCTGACGGTCCCGGCCGGTCAGACCGTCGCCGTGGTCGGTTCGACGGGCGCGGGCAAGTCGACGCTCGCCAAGCTGCTGGCCCGCTTCTACGACCCGACCGAGGGCCGGGTGCTGCTCGACGGGACCGATCTGCGGGATCTGGCCGTGTCCGAGCTGCGGCGGGGTGTGGTGATGGTGACCCAGGAGGCGTTCCTGTTCTCCGGGACGGTCGCCGAGAACATCGCGATCGGCAGCCCGGACGCGACCCGTGAGGAGATCGAGCAGGCCGCCAAGGCGATCGGCGCACACGATTTCATCGCCGGGCTGCCCGAGGGCTACGACACGGACGTACGCAAGCGGGGCGGCAGGATCTCGGCCGGTCAGCGCCAGTTGGTCGCGTTCGCCCGGGCCCTGCTCGCGAACCCGTCCGTGCTGATCCTCGACGAGGCGACGAGCTCCCTGGACATCCCGGGCGAACGGGCGGTGCAGCGGGCCATGGACACGGTGCTCCACGGCCGCACCGCGGTGGTGATCGCCCACCGCCTGTCGACCGTGGAGATCGCGGACCGGGTCCTGGTGATGGAGCACGGCCGCATCGTGGAGGACGGCGCCCCGTCCGAACTCATCGGCGGCACCGGCCGCTTCGCCGGTCTCCACCGGGCGTGGCGGGAGAGCCTGGCGTGA
- a CDS encoding helix-turn-helix domain-containing protein, whose translation MNRKELDPEESPSAQFGQRLRTLRDERGWTQDELAARIGCSGTHISAVETGRRPPTRHFAARVDRVFGTGGRFERQSLAVRHTALIEGFSEYVAHEARASEIRLYEVGVIPGLLQTPEYAAALEADAVRREAITLEQADERVGLVARRQASLVRSPSPLILAVLDEGCIRRPMGSPAVTDAQFARLLKFAELPNTVLQIAPFSMGERRPFSLPITVLTMPDRSLMSYAESTHRGHLERESTFVLPILTAYHQLQAEALSQAASVALIEQVRKGTP comes from the coding sequence TTGAATCGGAAAGAATTAGACCCTGAGGAATCACCGAGCGCGCAGTTCGGGCAGCGTCTGCGCACGCTGAGAGATGAGCGAGGGTGGACGCAGGACGAGCTGGCCGCACGTATCGGATGCTCGGGAACGCATATTTCCGCCGTAGAAACTGGTCGTCGTCCTCCAACTCGCCATTTTGCTGCAAGAGTTGACAGGGTGTTCGGCACCGGGGGCAGGTTCGAGCGCCAGAGCCTGGCTGTGCGCCACACAGCGCTCATCGAAGGGTTCTCGGAGTACGTCGCGCATGAAGCGCGAGCCTCGGAGATCAGGCTGTACGAGGTGGGCGTCATCCCTGGCCTGCTCCAGACGCCGGAGTACGCAGCGGCGCTCGAAGCAGACGCAGTGCGGCGGGAAGCAATCACCCTCGAGCAGGCCGACGAACGCGTCGGGCTGGTGGCAAGGCGCCAAGCCTCCCTCGTGCGGTCGCCATCGCCCCTGATCCTCGCGGTACTCGACGAAGGATGTATCCGCCGGCCAATGGGATCTCCCGCTGTCACGGACGCCCAGTTCGCGCGCTTGCTCAAGTTCGCCGAGCTACCGAACACCGTGTTGCAGATCGCGCCGTTCTCCATGGGAGAACGCAGACCGTTCAGCCTGCCCATCACCGTGCTCACAATGCCGGACCGCTCGCTGATGTCGTACGCCGAGTCCACTCATCGGGGCCATCTCGAACGGGAAAGTACGTTCGTGCTGCCGATACTGACGGCCTACCATCAGCTACAGGCCGAGGCGCTCTCCCAGGCGGCATCCGTGGCCCTGATCGAACAGGTACGAAAGGGCACCCCGTGA
- a CDS encoding sensor histidine kinase: MNAGGTAEVGTAGATTAAQWWERFFRYGPYGLLGLATAASAVSVELIMDRSDVYAAAALVPVVLVLQLWWGRYGPALPPRSRVAQFYYVARTSLAFGLTWCSPFFSIFAVLGYFDAGRLLPQRAVRAGLLATAVIMAGSQSGSGLPPTGLMNWIAFGIVFALHATITLVFAQIGDREAEQTRAQVNTITELESANARLEQALAENAGLHAQLLLQAREAGVADERRRLAAEIHDTLAQGLTGIIAQLQVVTSIADTDPALARQHLDRAVALARHSLNEARRSVHDLVPVALEHDDLVGALKKTVTGWGERHGVRAEFTVTGTAEPVHDEIAATLLRIAEEALANAGRHAGAARVGITLSFMDDELALDVRDDGRGFDPAALGPRRRGAGGFGLGGMRARAERIAGTVEVETEPGHGTAVCARVPLVRHG, encoded by the coding sequence ATGAACGCGGGGGGCACGGCAGAGGTGGGCACAGCCGGAGCGACGACGGCCGCGCAGTGGTGGGAACGGTTCTTCCGGTACGGGCCGTACGGTCTGCTCGGCCTGGCCACCGCGGCCTCTGCCGTGTCCGTCGAGCTCATCATGGACCGCTCGGACGTGTACGCCGCCGCGGCGCTGGTCCCGGTGGTGCTCGTCCTCCAGCTCTGGTGGGGACGGTACGGGCCGGCGCTTCCCCCGCGTTCGCGGGTGGCACAGTTCTACTACGTCGCCCGCACGTCACTCGCCTTCGGACTGACCTGGTGCAGCCCGTTCTTCTCCATCTTCGCGGTTCTCGGCTACTTCGACGCCGGCCGGCTGCTCCCGCAACGGGCCGTGCGCGCCGGGCTGCTGGCCACCGCCGTCATCATGGCGGGATCACAGTCCGGCAGCGGCCTCCCGCCGACCGGCCTCATGAACTGGATCGCCTTCGGCATCGTCTTCGCCCTCCACGCAACCATCACCCTGGTCTTCGCCCAGATCGGCGACCGGGAGGCCGAGCAGACCCGCGCCCAGGTCAACACCATCACTGAACTGGAGTCCGCCAACGCCCGCCTCGAACAGGCCCTCGCCGAGAACGCCGGACTCCATGCCCAACTCCTGCTCCAGGCCCGCGAGGCGGGGGTCGCCGACGAGCGGCGCCGGCTCGCCGCCGAGATCCACGACACGCTCGCGCAGGGCCTGACCGGCATCATCGCCCAGCTTCAGGTGGTCACCTCGATCGCCGACACCGATCCGGCCCTGGCCCGGCAGCACCTCGACCGCGCCGTCGCCCTCGCCCGGCACAGCCTGAACGAGGCGCGCCGCTCGGTCCACGATCTGGTCCCCGTCGCACTGGAGCACGACGACCTCGTGGGCGCGCTGAAGAAGACCGTCACCGGCTGGGGCGAACGCCACGGAGTGCGGGCCGAGTTCACCGTCACCGGTACCGCCGAGCCGGTCCACGACGAGATAGCCGCCACCCTGCTCCGCATCGCCGAAGAGGCCCTTGCCAACGCCGGCCGCCACGCCGGGGCCGCACGCGTCGGCATCACCCTGTCCTTCATGGATGACGAACTCGCCCTGGACGTACGGGACGACGGCCGCGGCTTCGACCCCGCCGCCCTGGGGCCACGCCGACGCGGCGCGGGCGGATTCGGGCTCGGCGGCATGCGGGCCCGCGCCGAACGCATCGCGGGCACCGTCGAGGTGGAGACGGAACCGGGGCACGGTACGGCGGTCTGCGCCCGGGTGCCCCTGGTCCGGCACGGCTGA
- a CDS encoding ABC transporter permease encodes MTTATPARTTATPTPWAAVLRTETRLFLREPGGLFWVLVFPTALLTILGLIPSFRDPDDALGGRRVVDLYVPVSVLLAMIMAGIGAMPPILTGYRERGILRRMSTTPVPPSALLTAQIALHGAAALGSAALVMTVGRTAFGVRLPGQPFGYVLALLLATASVLSLGALLCALSRTTKASSAIGTVANLVMMFTAGVWIPVQTMPDTLRRIVEVTPFGAASQALDRAASGGWPGWVQLGVMALWAAVVTGLATRLFRWE; translated from the coding sequence ATGACCACAGCGACCCCGGCCAGGACGACGGCCACCCCCACCCCATGGGCAGCGGTGCTCAGGACCGAGACGCGGCTCTTCCTCCGCGAACCCGGCGGCCTGTTCTGGGTCCTCGTCTTCCCGACCGCGCTGCTGACGATCCTCGGCCTGATCCCGTCCTTCAGGGACCCCGATGACGCGCTCGGTGGACGCCGCGTCGTCGATCTGTACGTACCGGTGTCGGTGCTGCTCGCCATGATCATGGCCGGGATCGGGGCCATGCCGCCCATCCTCACCGGCTACCGCGAGCGCGGGATCCTGCGCCGGATGTCGACCACTCCGGTGCCGCCGTCCGCCCTGCTCACCGCGCAGATCGCCCTGCACGGCGCCGCGGCCCTCGGCTCCGCCGCGCTGGTGATGACCGTCGGCCGCACCGCCTTCGGCGTGAGGCTGCCCGGACAGCCCTTCGGCTACGTCCTGGCGCTGCTCCTGGCGACCGCGAGCGTCCTCAGCCTCGGCGCGCTGCTGTGTGCGCTCTCCCGCACCACCAAGGCATCCTCCGCCATCGGCACGGTCGCCAACCTCGTGATGATGTTCACGGCCGGGGTCTGGATCCCGGTGCAGACCATGCCCGACACCCTCCGGCGCATCGTCGAGGTCACCCCGTTCGGCGCGGCCTCCCAAGCACTGGACCGGGCGGCGTCCGGCGGCTGGCCCGGCTGGGTACAGCTGGGCGTCATGGCGTTGTGGGCGGCCGTGGTGACCGGGCTGGCTACCCGGCTGTTCCGTTGGGAGTGA
- a CDS encoding DUF4190 domain-containing protein: MVLGIIGLITSIAFVGGLFGVIGLILGIAALMKARRTGVGRGMSITGVVTSFIAIVVSILAAILMAWYANNTQKCYQPESFQQYKQCVHQQLTGD, from the coding sequence ATGGTGCTCGGCATCATCGGCCTGATCACCTCGATCGCCTTCGTCGGCGGCCTGTTCGGCGTCATCGGCCTGATCCTGGGCATCGCCGCCCTGATGAAGGCCAGGCGGACCGGCGTCGGCCGGGGCATGTCCATCACCGGCGTGGTGACGTCGTTCATCGCGATAGTGGTGTCCATCCTGGCCGCCATTCTCATGGCCTGGTACGCCAACAACACGCAGAAGTGCTACCAGCCAGAGAGCTTCCAGCAATACAAGCAGTGCGTTCACCAGCAGCTCACCGGAGACTGA
- a CDS encoding DUF397 domain-containing protein: MTTESPRWFTSSYSGNGGQCIEVAANLVGSLGVIPVRDSKNPSGPVLNASAPSFASFVAGVKAGEFGAV, from the coding sequence GTGACTACCGAATCCCCCCGTTGGTTCACGTCCTCCTACAGCGGCAACGGCGGCCAGTGCATCGAGGTCGCCGCAAACCTCGTCGGCTCGCTCGGCGTGATCCCCGTCCGTGACTCGAAGAACCCGAGCGGTCCGGTGCTGAATGCCTCCGCCCCCTCGTTCGCCTCGTTCGTGGCGGGCGTCAAGGCCGGAGAGTTCGGCGCCGTCTAA
- a CDS encoding ABC transporter ATP-binding protein, whose protein sequence is MAIIEVNAVHKAYAGRPAVDGVSFAVDEGEIFGILGPNGAGKTTTVECIEGLRVPDAGTVRVAGLDPVADHDRVTGLLGAQLQESELQPKLTVAEALELYSAFYPAPADWRALAERLGLHTMYGTRFAKLSGGQKQRLSIALALIGNPQVVVLDELTTGLDPRARRDTWKLIEDVRDSGVTVLLVTHFMEEANRLCDRVAVIDKGKVVALDTPSGLVSRAGSATVISFTPAQPLDPTELDSLPGAVSVEQKNGRIVIHGSDETVNAVISLLARHRITAHQLRVSEATLDDAFLDLTEAEQAA, encoded by the coding sequence ATGGCAATCATCGAAGTGAACGCGGTGCACAAGGCCTACGCCGGGCGCCCCGCGGTGGACGGAGTGAGCTTCGCCGTCGACGAGGGGGAGATCTTCGGGATCCTCGGCCCCAACGGAGCCGGCAAGACCACCACCGTCGAGTGCATCGAGGGGCTCCGGGTCCCCGACGCCGGTACGGTCCGGGTGGCCGGCCTCGACCCCGTCGCCGACCACGACCGGGTGACCGGGCTGCTCGGCGCACAGCTCCAGGAGAGCGAACTCCAGCCCAAGCTCACCGTGGCCGAGGCGCTGGAGCTGTACAGCGCCTTCTATCCGGCCCCCGCCGACTGGCGCGCGCTGGCCGAACGGCTCGGTCTGCACACCATGTACGGCACCCGGTTCGCCAAGCTGTCCGGCGGTCAGAAACAACGGCTGTCCATCGCGCTCGCCCTGATCGGCAACCCGCAGGTCGTGGTCCTCGACGAGCTGACCACCGGTCTGGACCCGCGGGCCCGCCGGGACACCTGGAAGCTGATCGAGGACGTACGCGACAGCGGTGTGACGGTGCTTCTGGTCACCCACTTCATGGAGGAGGCCAACCGGCTCTGCGACCGTGTCGCCGTGATCGACAAGGGAAAGGTCGTCGCCCTCGACACCCCGTCCGGCCTGGTCAGCCGGGCCGGCAGCGCCACAGTCATCTCCTTCACCCCCGCACAGCCGCTCGACCCGACCGAACTGGATTCGCTGCCCGGTGCGGTCTCCGTCGAACAGAAGAACGGCCGGATCGTCATCCACGGCAGCGACGAGACGGTCAACGCGGTGATCTCACTGCTGGCCCGCCACCGCATCACGGCACACCAACTCCGCGTCTCCGAAGCAACGCTGGACGACGCCTTCCTCGACCTCACAGAAGCAGAACAGGCGGCCTGA
- a CDS encoding alpha/beta hydrolase: MRNRRIASLLAVGAATTFISALTPATALAASRTTAAKDPLRQYTQQNSRWQRCDAENPATYQCATLKVPLDYSDPGGKRIDIAISRLKASSAKERRGVLLLSPGGPGGPGLSMPVDPALNIPQEVKRQYDLIGFDPRGVGQSSPVSCGLTDEERNDERPYRAETFAKDVEWARTVADKCRAEAGDTLRHLTTRNTARDMDVIRAVLGERKISYLGYSYGTYLGAVYTQMFPRRTDRFVLDSATDPARVWRGMFQGMAEGAEPAFTRWSEWTARRHTTYRLGNTPAEVRETFWKLIARADREPIDSGGSPLTGDEIRSELRATFPRVRVAAERVAELKRAAEGRKPAPSGTPEQAPAPLAFARDVPSDNDAASAWAVLCADTRTWPRDPEQYRRDAIRDRARYPLYGDFASTIKPCAFWKQGSEPATTVNNKVNALILQNQWDPQTPLAGAQGMHRALHGSRMVTVAGGEGHGVYGITNSCADRNATAYLTTGRLPSEDLTCRAGSDTRSG, translated from the coding sequence GTGCGAAACAGACGAATAGCATCTCTTCTGGCTGTCGGTGCCGCGACGACTTTCATTTCGGCGCTCACACCCGCAACGGCCTTGGCCGCATCTCGGACCACTGCGGCCAAGGACCCTCTGCGGCAGTACACGCAGCAGAATTCCCGATGGCAGCGCTGCGACGCGGAGAACCCCGCCACCTATCAGTGCGCGACTCTCAAGGTGCCGCTGGACTACAGCGATCCCGGTGGAAAGAGGATCGACATCGCGATATCCCGGCTGAAGGCAAGCAGCGCAAAGGAACGTCGCGGTGTTCTGCTGCTCAGCCCCGGCGGCCCCGGCGGGCCGGGCCTGAGCATGCCCGTAGACCCGGCATTGAACATTCCCCAGGAAGTGAAGAGACAGTACGACCTCATCGGGTTCGACCCGAGGGGCGTCGGGCAGAGCTCTCCCGTCAGTTGCGGTCTGACCGACGAAGAAAGGAACGATGAGCGCCCGTACAGGGCCGAGACATTCGCAAAGGACGTGGAGTGGGCACGTACGGTGGCCGACAAATGCCGGGCCGAGGCGGGTGACACACTGCGGCACCTCACCACCCGCAACACCGCTCGCGACATGGACGTCATCCGTGCCGTGCTGGGGGAGAGAAAGATTTCCTACCTGGGGTACTCCTACGGCACCTACCTCGGCGCCGTCTACACGCAGATGTTTCCCCGGCGAACCGACCGGTTCGTGCTGGACAGCGCGACCGACCCCGCGCGGGTCTGGCGGGGCATGTTCCAAGGGATGGCGGAGGGGGCCGAGCCCGCCTTCACGAGATGGAGCGAATGGACTGCCAGGCGGCACACGACGTACAGACTGGGCAATACCCCGGCCGAGGTCCGCGAGACCTTCTGGAAGCTGATCGCCCGGGCCGACCGCGAGCCCATCGACTCCGGCGGGAGCCCCCTCACCGGTGACGAGATCCGCTCCGAGCTGCGCGCCACGTTCCCCCGCGTTCGCGTAGCCGCCGAAAGGGTCGCCGAGCTGAAGAGGGCGGCCGAGGGCAGGAAGCCGGCCCCGTCCGGCACGCCCGAACAGGCCCCGGCCCCGTTGGCGTTCGCCCGTGACGTCCCCTCGGACAATGACGCCGCGAGCGCTTGGGCTGTCCTGTGCGCCGACACCCGTACGTGGCCGCGCGACCCCGAGCAGTACCGCCGCGACGCGATCCGCGACAGGGCCCGGTATCCGCTCTACGGCGATTTCGCGTCCACCATCAAGCCGTGCGCCTTCTGGAAGCAGGGCAGCGAGCCCGCGACAACGGTGAACAACAAGGTCAATGCACTGATCCTGCAGAACCAGTGGGACCCCCAAACGCCCCTGGCCGGCGCCCAGGGCATGCACCGGGCCCTGCACGGCTCCCGGATGGTCACTGTCGCCGGAGGGGAGGGGCACGGCGTCTACGGCATCACCAACTCCTGTGCGGACAGGAACGCCACGGCCTATCTGACCACGGGCAGGCTCCCGTCCGAGGATCTGACCTGCCGAGCGGGGTCGGATACTCGGAGCGGCTGA
- a CDS encoding ABC transporter ATP-binding protein, translating into MPEEHVDPKERSAARSLLRLWPYVKPVRTRLSAAALVAIVASCLGLVIPLVLKWIVDGPVADRDPGGVWLGALYLLLLGIAEAVLFGIRRWLVARPLAGVEAAMRADLYRHLQRLPVAFHDRWPSGQLLSRGTTDLMLLRMFLAFPLTFLLVNGTTVLVGFIILLMQEWTLGLVLLAPVVPLVILCSVFETKYSVVARQAQDQVGDLTTVVEESVLGIRIIKGFGRHRSQALAFRALSQQLRGTELGKARLLAGIWAVITTIPELAIGAALVLGTVQVADGGLSAGTLVAFLSTALALRWPIESIGFLLAMSQESATATDRFFEVMDVAEEEDAAAADGPAPQGTDDGRGEMVFEGVEFRYPDAEPGSVPVLSRIDLRIRPGETMALVGTTGSGKTTLTALVPRLHEATGGRITLDGRDITAMPRQELRKLVSVAFEEPTLFSATVGENVLMGAEGAGEDELRRALAVAQADFVYDLPDGVGTQVGEQGLSLSGGQRQRLALARAVVGRPRFLVLDDPLSALDVHTETLVEAALRQVLEETTAIVVAHRPSTVMLADRVALLSEGRITAVGTHQELLRGNAEYAWLMSGATDAQEGAPAVDTVPDLSGEGRLVPDVPAEKGRTR; encoded by the coding sequence ATGCCCGAAGAACATGTAGATCCCAAGGAACGGTCAGCCGCACGCTCCCTGCTGAGGTTGTGGCCCTATGTGAAGCCGGTACGCACCCGCCTGTCCGCCGCCGCGCTGGTCGCGATAGTCGCCTCGTGCCTGGGTCTGGTGATCCCTCTCGTACTGAAGTGGATCGTCGACGGCCCGGTGGCGGACCGCGATCCGGGAGGTGTCTGGCTGGGCGCGCTGTACCTGCTCCTGCTGGGCATCGCCGAGGCCGTGCTCTTCGGGATACGGCGGTGGCTGGTGGCCCGGCCGCTGGCGGGGGTCGAAGCGGCGATGCGGGCCGACCTGTACCGGCATCTGCAGCGGCTGCCGGTGGCGTTCCACGACCGCTGGCCGTCGGGGCAGTTGCTGTCGCGCGGGACCACGGACCTGATGCTGCTCCGCATGTTCCTGGCCTTTCCGCTGACATTCCTGCTGGTCAACGGCACGACGGTCCTGGTCGGTTTCATCATTTTGCTGATGCAGGAATGGACGCTGGGGCTGGTGCTGCTCGCTCCGGTGGTGCCGTTGGTGATCCTCTGCTCGGTCTTCGAGACGAAGTACTCGGTCGTGGCGCGCCAGGCGCAGGACCAGGTCGGTGATCTGACGACGGTCGTCGAGGAGAGCGTGCTCGGCATCCGCATCATCAAGGGCTTCGGCCGGCACCGCAGCCAGGCCCTCGCGTTCCGTGCCCTCTCGCAGCAGCTGCGCGGTACGGAGTTGGGCAAGGCGCGTCTCCTCGCGGGCATCTGGGCCGTCATCACCACGATCCCCGAGCTGGCCATCGGGGCGGCGCTGGTCCTCGGCACGGTCCAGGTCGCCGACGGCGGGCTGTCGGCGGGCACGCTGGTGGCCTTCCTGTCGACGGCGCTCGCGCTGCGGTGGCCGATCGAGTCGATCGGCTTCCTGCTCGCGATGAGTCAGGAGTCGGCGACGGCGACCGACCGGTTCTTCGAGGTGATGGACGTGGCCGAGGAGGAGGACGCGGCCGCCGCCGACGGCCCCGCGCCTCAGGGCACGGACGACGGTCGGGGCGAAATGGTCTTCGAGGGCGTGGAGTTCCGCTATCCCGACGCGGAGCCGGGTTCCGTACCCGTACTGTCCCGGATCGATCTGCGCATCCGCCCCGGCGAGACGATGGCCCTGGTCGGGACCACCGGTTCCGGGAAGACGACGCTCACCGCGCTCGTACCGCGGCTGCACGAGGCCACCGGCGGGCGGATCACGCTGGACGGCAGGGACATCACCGCCATGCCCCGCCAGGAGCTGCGCAAGCTGGTGTCCGTGGCCTTCGAGGAGCCGACGCTCTTCTCGGCGACCGTCGGGGAGAACGTGCTGATGGGCGCCGAGGGCGCCGGGGAGGACGAGTTGCGGCGGGCGCTCGCCGTCGCGCAGGCCGACTTCGTGTACGACCTGCCCGACGGCGTCGGCACCCAGGTCGGCGAGCAGGGGCTCAGCCTCTCCGGCGGGCAGCGGCAGCGGCTCGCACTGGCCCGCGCCGTGGTCGGCCGGCCGCGCTTCCTGGTGCTCGACGATCCGCTCTCCGCCCTGGACGTGCACACGGAGACGCTGGTGGAGGCCGCGCTGCGGCAGGTGCTGGAGGAGACGACGGCGATCGTGGTCGCGCACCGGCCGTCCACCGTGATGCTCGCGGACCGGGTGGCACTGCTCTCCGAGGGCCGGATCACCGCCGTCGGCACCCATCAGGAACTGCTGCGCGGCAACGCGGAGTACGCGTGGCTGATGTCGGGGGCCACCGACGCGCAGGAGGGTGCCCCCGCCGTGGACACCGTCCCCGACCTGTCCGGCGAGGGCCGTCTCGTACCGGACGTCCCCGCTGAGAAGGGCCGTACCCGATGA
- a CDS encoding response regulator — translation MAEDSARVITLVVVDDHPVVRDGLRGMFDSDPGFRVLGEAPDGVAGVDLVARLDPDVVLMDLRMAGGGGVAAIAELTGRGARAKVLVLTTYDTDSDTLPAIEAGATGYLLKDAPRAELFTAVRAAADGRTVLSPAVASRLVSRVRTPVAPGHEALSAREREVLELVAKGTSNREIAAELFISEATVKTHLTHVFAKLGAKDRAAAVAIGYDRGILG, via the coding sequence ATGGCTGAGGATTCCGCACGCGTCATCACGCTCGTCGTCGTCGACGACCACCCCGTCGTACGGGACGGTCTGCGCGGCATGTTCGACTCCGACCCGGGGTTCCGGGTCCTTGGGGAGGCGCCGGACGGGGTGGCGGGCGTCGACCTCGTGGCCCGGCTGGACCCCGACGTCGTCCTGATGGATCTGCGGATGGCGGGCGGCGGCGGAGTCGCCGCCATCGCCGAACTGACCGGGCGCGGCGCGCGCGCCAAGGTGCTGGTCCTCACCACGTACGACACCGACTCCGACACCCTCCCCGCGATCGAGGCCGGCGCGACCGGCTATCTCCTCAAGGACGCGCCCCGTGCAGAGCTGTTCACCGCCGTCCGCGCCGCCGCCGACGGCCGCACCGTGCTCTCACCCGCCGTCGCCTCCCGCCTCGTCTCCCGGGTGCGCACCCCGGTGGCGCCGGGCCACGAGGCACTGTCGGCCCGGGAGCGCGAGGTGCTCGAACTCGTCGCGAAGGGCACCTCGAACCGGGAGATAGCCGCCGAACTGTTCATCAGCGAGGCCACCGTGAAGACCCACCTCACCCATGTCTTCGCCAAGCTCGGCGCCAAGGACCGGGCCGCCGCCGTGGCGATCGGCTACGACCGCGGCATCCTCGGCTGA